From a region of the Gimesia sp. genome:
- a CDS encoding arylsulfatase — MALLICATLVTQTFAQQNSSSRKKPNILVIFGDDIGQTNVSAYTMGLVGYRTPNIDRIAREGVIFTDYYAEQSCTAGRSTFITGQCSYRTGLSKVGLPGADLGLQAEDPTLAELLKPLGYATGQFGKNHLGDKDEFLPTNHGFDEFLGNLYHLNAEEEPENRNYPRDPEFRKKFGPRGVIKSSADGKIEDTGPLTKKRMETVDEETSSAAIDFIERQTKAEKPFFCWWNSTRMHFRTHVKEEHRDQPGLTARTEYADGMIEHDKQVGTLLKKLDELGIVDNTIVIYTTDNGPHKNSWPDAGLSPFRNEKNSNWEGAFRVPCVIRWPGKIKAGTVSNEIVSGMDWLPTLMAAAGDSNIKEELLKGHRAGNKTYKVHLDGYNILPYLTGKEKKSPRRSFFYFNDDSQLVGLRFENWKLVFLEQRARGTLKVWAEPFTPLRLPLMFDLRADPYEQANITSNTYYDWLLDHAFLLVPAQQYAGNFLETFKEFPPRQKPASFNLDEVAKKLQEGTGGAQ; from the coding sequence ATGGCTTTATTGATCTGTGCCACGCTGGTGACTCAAACTTTTGCCCAGCAGAACAGTTCCTCCAGGAAAAAACCAAATATTCTGGTCATTTTCGGTGACGACATCGGTCAGACCAATGTTTCTGCCTACACAATGGGACTGGTGGGTTACCGCACGCCCAACATCGATCGAATCGCCCGGGAAGGGGTGATCTTTACCGACTATTATGCGGAGCAGAGCTGTACTGCAGGACGCTCAACATTCATTACCGGGCAGTGCAGCTACCGCACGGGGCTGTCGAAAGTGGGCCTGCCTGGTGCGGACCTGGGATTACAGGCCGAAGACCCGACTCTGGCAGAACTACTGAAACCGCTGGGCTATGCGACCGGTCAGTTCGGAAAAAACCACCTCGGAGACAAGGACGAATTCCTGCCGACGAATCATGGGTTCGATGAATTCCTGGGAAATCTATATCACCTGAATGCAGAAGAAGAACCCGAAAATCGCAACTATCCGCGGGATCCCGAATTCCGCAAGAAATTTGGTCCGCGAGGTGTGATCAAATCCAGTGCGGACGGCAAAATCGAAGACACCGGTCCCCTGACGAAAAAGCGAATGGAGACAGTGGATGAAGAAACTTCGTCTGCAGCCATTGATTTCATTGAACGCCAGACCAAAGCAGAAAAGCCCTTCTTCTGCTGGTGGAACTCAACCCGCATGCACTTCCGGACGCACGTCAAAGAAGAACACCGCGATCAGCCAGGGCTGACCGCCCGCACGGAATATGCAGACGGGATGATTGAGCACGACAAGCAGGTGGGAACACTGCTCAAGAAACTGGACGAACTGGGAATTGTGGACAATACGATTGTGATCTACACGACCGACAACGGGCCGCATAAAAACTCCTGGCCCGATGCGGGATTAAGCCCCTTCCGGAACGAGAAGAATTCGAACTGGGAAGGTGCCTTCCGGGTGCCCTGCGTGATTCGCTGGCCGGGCAAAATCAAGGCTGGTACAGTCTCTAATGAGATTGTGAGCGGCATGGACTGGCTGCCGACTCTGATGGCCGCTGCCGGTGACAGCAATATCAAAGAGGAACTTTTGAAAGGGCATCGCGCGGGGAATAAGACTTACAAGGTCCATCTGGACGGGTACAATATCCTGCCTTACCTGACCGGCAAAGAAAAGAAATCGCCGCGCAGGTCATTCTTCTACTTTAACGACGACAGCCAACTGGTCGGACTGCGGTTCGAGAACTGGAAGCTGGTCTTCCTGGAACAGCGTGCCCGGGGGACCCTCAAAGTCTGGGCGGAGCCTTTTACGCCGCTGCGTCTGCCGTTAATGTTTGATTTGCGAGCTGATCCGTACGAGCAGGCCAATATCACGTCGAATACGTATTATGACTGGTTGCTCGACCATGCCTTCCTGCTGGTTCCCGCTCAGCAATACGCGGGCAACTTCCTGGAAACCTTTAAAGAGTTTCCGCCACGTCAGAAACCGGCTTCCTTCAATCTGGATGAAGTGGCCAAAAAACTGCAGGAAGGGACTGGCGGGGCTCAATAA
- a CDS encoding AAA family ATPase, with product MNPRESILQISESMNAAILGQEAVVERLLIALLADGHVLLEGLPGTAKTRSIKTLSSLIESQFSRVQFTPDLLPSDVTGSEIYREQNATFEFQQGPVFGNLVLADEINRAPAKVQSSLLEAMEERQVTVAGKTHRLPNLFLVLATQNPIEQEGTYPLPEAQMDRFLLYVNVDYPVGENELAIMRLVRQEKAAAVKKLPVPISQDVIFEARKQVFEIHVAEAAEQYIVDLVLATRNPERTGGKLASWIRLGASPRGTIALDAAARAHAWLNNQDFVSPDNIRAVAPACLAHRVHLSYEAEAEGVSRTDVIEELLKTVVAV from the coding sequence ATGAATCCGCGTGAATCGATTCTGCAGATCTCGGAATCAATGAATGCCGCTATTCTGGGGCAGGAAGCTGTGGTGGAACGGCTGCTGATTGCCCTTCTGGCGGATGGCCATGTGTTGCTGGAAGGCTTACCCGGCACGGCAAAAACGCGATCGATCAAAACGCTGTCGAGTCTCATCGAAAGTCAGTTCAGTCGCGTGCAGTTTACCCCGGACCTGCTGCCTTCGGATGTGACGGGCTCGGAAATTTATCGTGAGCAGAACGCGACATTCGAGTTCCAGCAGGGGCCAGTGTTCGGTAATCTGGTCCTGGCGGATGAAATCAACCGTGCTCCGGCAAAGGTGCAGTCTTCATTGCTGGAAGCGATGGAGGAACGCCAGGTCACCGTAGCGGGCAAGACGCATCGGCTGCCGAACCTGTTTCTGGTGCTGGCGACCCAGAACCCCATTGAACAGGAAGGGACTTACCCGCTGCCCGAAGCACAAATGGACCGGTTTCTGCTCTACGTGAATGTGGATTATCCCGTCGGTGAGAATGAGCTGGCCATCATGCGGCTGGTACGCCAGGAAAAAGCGGCGGCGGTAAAAAAGTTACCGGTTCCCATTTCGCAGGACGTAATCTTCGAGGCGCGGAAGCAGGTATTTGAAATCCACGTGGCGGAAGCGGCAGAACAATACATCGTCGATCTGGTGTTGGCCACGCGAAACCCGGAGCGAACGGGAGGAAAACTGGCCAGTTGGATTCGCCTGGGCGCCAGTCCGCGGGGAACGATCGCACTGGATGCAGCCGCGCGGGCACATGCCTGGCTGAACAACCAGGACTTTGTCTCACCGGACAATATTCGTGCGGTCGCACCGGCGTGCCTGGCACATCGGGTGCATCTGAGTTACGAAGCCGAGGCGGAGGGGGTCTCCCGGACTGATGTGATTGAAGAACTTCTGAAAACGGTCGTTGCCGTCTGA